One genomic region from Drosophila busckii strain San Diego stock center, stock number 13000-0081.31 chromosome 3R, ASM1175060v1, whole genome shotgun sequence encodes:
- the LOC108602933 gene encoding pancreatic triacylglycerol lipase, translating to MKTIVLLAFCALAASAYALEESERVNGENGWYVPKADGSFEWFDMDAAEEWLENQEMMEDRALSTTPVTYYLYTQANPNKGKKITATTKSINASGFNAANPTRFVIHGWTQGYRAGMNKEIRAAWLSHGDVNVIVVDWARARSVDYASSVVAVPKVGKKVAGMINFLVSQYGMSLDNTYVIGHSLGAHVAGYAGKNTNGQVHTIVGLDPALPLFNYNKPAKRLASTDAYYVESIQTNGGTLGFLKPIGKGAFYPNGGEHQPGCPLDVTGACSHGRSTTYYAEAVNIDDFGTIKCGTYQAAVAKDCGSTYSSVRMGADTNAYMVAGEFYVPVNSKAPFGNIN from the exons ATGAAGACTATTGTGCTTTTGGCATTCTGTGCGCTTGCGg CTTCGGCCTACGCTCTGGAGGAATCTGAGCGTGTTAATGGAGAGAACGGCTGGTATGTGCCTAAGGCTGACGGCTCATTCGAGTGGTTCGATATGGACGCGGCTGAGGAATGGCTGGAGAATCAAGAAATGATGGAGGATCGTGCTCTGTCCACCACTCCTGTCACCTACTATCTGTACACTCAGGCTAATCCCAACAAGGGCAAGAAGATTACAGCTACCACAAAGTCCATTAATGCATCCGGCTTCAATGCTGCTAATCCCACTAG ATTTGTTATTCATGGCTGGACCCAGGGCTACAGAGCTGGCATGAACAAGGAAATTCGTGCTGCTTGGTTGTCCCACGGTGATGTCAACGTGATCGTTGTTGATTGGGCTCGCGCTCGTTCCGTTGACTACGCTTCATCTGTTGTGGCAGTGCCAAAGGTTGGCAAGAAGGTCGCTGGCATGATCAACTTCCTTGTTTCTCAATACGGCATGTCCTTGGACAATACCTACGTCATTGGCCACAGCTTGGGCGCTCACGTTGCTGGCTATGCTGGCAAGAACACCAACGGCCAGGTGCACACCATCGTCGGCTTGGACCCTGCTCTGCCACTGTTCAACTACAACAAGCCCGCCAAGCGTCTGGCCTCCACCGATGCCTACTATGTGGAGTCCATTCAGACAAACGGCGGCACCTTGGGCTTCCTCAAGCCCATTGGCAAGGGCGCCTTCTACCCCAACGGCGGTGAGCACCAGCCCGGCTGCCCCCTGGATGTCACCGGCGCCTGCTCCCACGGACGCTCGACCACCTACTACGCTGAGGCTGTCAACATTGACGACTTTGGCACCATTAAGTGCGGCACCTACCAGGCAGCTGTGGCCAAGGACTGCGGCAGCACCTACAGCAGCGTTCGCATGGGCGCTGATACCAACGCCTACATGGTTGCTGGCGAGTTCTACGTGCCCGTCAACAGCAAGGCGCCATTCGGCAACATTAACTAA
- the LOC108602938 gene encoding pancreatic lipase-related protein 2-like codes for MCTVCAMPGDKRINGVNGWYIPQQDWTLKWMDMDEVEAMMQDAAKMEQHARSSNKVSFYLYTSLDPINGRDITPSSDSILCSYFNNSHPTRILIHGWTQDYNDSMNTEITKAWLSLGDYNIIVVDWSHARTWNYLSSVESMPIVAKEIAKMIKALSSEHGMSLSTLHLIGYSLGAHVAGLTGRELGTGRIHTIIGLDPSTILIRPDRHLSAADAYYVESIQTHGNFLGCKEPIGKIAFYPNGGQIQPGCRPWDFECSHGRSWIYYAEALTMRNFRAKKCCSLQHAMDHKCEENYSNVRIGAETNANLASGIYYVPVSDKAPYGSVDL; via the exons ATGTGCACAG TTTGTGCCATGCCTGGGGACAAACGCATTAATGGAGTCAATGGCTGGTATATTCCGCAACAAGACTGGACTCTTAAGTGGATGGACATGGACGAAGTCGAAGCGATGATGCAGGATGCTGCAAAGATGGAACAGCACGCGCGTTCGTCCAATAAAGTGTCCTTTTACCTTTACACCAGTTTGGATCCCATCAACGGCCGGGATATCACACCAAGCTCCGATTCCATTTTGTGTTCCTATTTCAACAATTCTCATCCCACACGTATCCTTATCCACGGCTGGACTCAGGACTATAACGACTCCATGAATACCGAAATCACCAAGGCTTGGCTGTCTCTTGGCGACTACAATATCATCGTTGTCGATTGGTCACATGCACGCACGTGGAACTATTTGAGCTCTGTTGAGTCTATGCCAATTGTTGCAAAGGAAATTGCTAAAATGATCAAAGCTTTAAGCTCGGAACATGGCATGTCTTTGAGCACTCTGCATCTCATCGGATACAGCTTAGGCGCCCATGTTGCAGGCCTCACTGGCAGAGAATTGGGCACAGGCAGAATCCACACCATCATTGGCTTAGATCCCAGTACGATTCTTATAAGACCCGACCGTCATCTGAGCGCAGCTGATGCTTACTACGTGGAATCAATTCAAACCCACGGAAACTTTTTGGGCTGTAAGGAACCCATTGGCAAGATCGCTTTCTATCCAAATGGCGGCCAGATTCAACCTGGATGTCGACCTTGGGATTTTGAATGTAGCCACGGCCGCTCTTGGATCTATTATGCTGAAGCTTTGACAATGCGTAACTTCCGAGCAAAGAAATGCTGCAGCCTTCAGCACGCAATGGATCACAAGTGTGAAGAAAATTACAGCAATGTTCGTATAGGAGCTGAAACCAATGCTAACTTGGCTAGCGGCATTTACTACGTGCCAGTGAGCGATAAGGCGCCATATGGTAGTGTTGACCTATAA
- the LOC108602932 gene encoding phospholipase A1, with translation MKLFCLLGLLALACAVSAMPVEDRVHGENGWYIPQQDGSFIWMDKDEAEDMLEKGEEMEGRISTNAVAFYLYTNSNPTKGQQISTKSSSITGSHFNKDHPTRFVIHGWTQSYSAPMNTEITKAWLSRGDYNVIIVDWSRARSVDYASSVFAVSGAGGKVGEMIKTLNSQHGMSLDTLYVIGHSLGAHVAGYAGKTVGEGRIHTIIGLDPALPLFSYDKPNKRLNSNDAHYVESIQTNGGKLGFLKPIGKGAFYPNGGQKQPGCGLDATGSCSHGRSTIYYAEAVTQDNFGTMKCSDYEKAVAKQCGSTYSSVRLGADSNAYMVDGDFYVPVNSKAPFGNIN, from the exons ATGAAGCTATTCTGTTTACTTGGACTACTGGCGCTGGCGTGCGCAG TAAGCGCCATGCCTGTTGAGGATCGCGTTCATGGCGAGAATGGTTGGTATATACCCCAACAAGACGGCTCCTTCATATGGATGGATAAGGATGAGGCCGAGGATATGCTAGAGAAGGGCGAGGAGATGGAAGGTCGTATCAGCACCAATGCTGTGGCCTTTTACCTCTACACCAATTCTAATCCCACCAAGGGACAGCAGATCTCAACCAAGTCTTCCTCCATAACTGGCTCTCACTTCAATAAGGATCATCCTACGCGCTTTGTCATCCACGGCTGGACTCAGAGCTACAGCGCTCCCATGAATACCGAAATCACCAAGGCCTGGCTATCTCGTGGTGACTACAACGTTATCATTGTCGACTGGTCCCGCGCTCGTTCCGTTGACTACGCATCTTCAGTGTTCGCTGTGTCCGGTGCTGGTGGCAAGGTTGGAGAAATGATCAAGACGCTGAACTCTCAGCACGGCATGTCCCTGGACACACTGTACGTCATTGGCCACAGCTTGGGCGCTCATGTTGCTGGCTACGCTGGCAAGACCGTTGGAGAAGGCAGAATCCACACCATTATTGGCCTGGACCCTGCTCTGCCCCTGTTTAGCTATGACAAGCCCAACAAGCGTTTGAACTCCAACGATGCTCACTATGTGGAGTCTATCCAAACCAACGGCGGCAAACTAGGCTTCCTCAAGCCCATTGGCAAGGGCGCCTTCTACCCCAACGGCGGTCAGAAGCAGCCTGGCTGCGGTCTTGATGCTACTGGCTCCTGCTCCCACGGCCGCTCTACGATCTATTACGCCGAGGCTGTCACCCAGGACAACTTTGGCACCATGAAGTGCAGCGACTACGAGAAAGCTGTGGCCAAGCAGTGCGGCAGCACTTACAGCAGCGTTCGTCTTGGCGCCGACTCCAATGCCTACATGGTCGATGGTGACTTCTATGTACCTGTCAACAGCAAGGCTCCCTTCGGCAATATTAACTAA
- the LOC108601284 gene encoding pancreatic triacylglycerol lipase: MSLDELHIIGFNLGAHVAGFAGKKVNGQPVVKYYLYTKRNPKRGQQFSASTTNIKSTNFNVNNPTRFVIHGWNQRYTDRVIVDICKAWLSRGDHNVIIVDWAHARTINYRKATRAVPKVGKAVASLINFLKVELKMSLEQVHIIGFSLGAHVAGFAGKNNDDKVQVIMGLDPALPFFSWDTPSERLCQNDAFYVESIHTSGGKLSFLKPIGDAAFYPNGGKKQPNCDFDLTGSCSHSRAAKYYAEAVEDGAFPAMKCDDYESAVNNDCGAAYGDISMGADDNDKKAEGQFYVPIV; encoded by the exons atgtcGCTAGACGAATTGCATATCATTGGCTTCAACTTGGGCGCACATGTTGCTGgatttgctggcaaaaaagtCAACGGCCAG CCTGTGGTCAAGTACTACTTGTACACCAAGCGCAATCCAAAGCGTGGGCAACAATTTAGTGCCAGCACTACGAATATTAAAAGTACCAATTTCAATGTAAACAATCCCACAAG ATTTGTCATACATGGCTGGAACCAAAGATACACGGATAGAGTTATCGTTGACATATGCAAGGCTTGGCTAAGTCGTGGTGATCACAATGTTATCATTGTTGACTGGGCTCATGCTCGTACTATTAACTACAGGAAAGCCACTAGGGCAGTGCCAAAAGTCGGCAAAGCAGTCGCTAGTTTGATTAATTTTCTTAAGGTCGAGCTAAAAATGTCTTTGGAGCAGGTGCATATTATTGGCTTCAGCTTGGGCGCTCATGTTGCTGGCTTTGCCGGCAAGAACAACGATGATAAGGTCCAGGTTATTATGGGCTTGGATCCCGCTCTTCCGTTTTTCTCCTGGGACACACCCAGCGAGCGTCTTTGTCAAAATGACGCATTTTACGTGGAGTCCATTCATACAAGCGGTGGTAAGTTGAGTTTTCTAAAGCCGATTGGAGACGCAGCTTTCTATCCCAATGGCGGCAAAAAGCAGCCCAACTGCGATTTTGATCTGACTGGCAGCTGCTCCCACAGCCGTGCGGCCAAGTACTACGCCGAGGCAGTGGAAGATGGAGCCTTTCCAGCAATGAAATGCGATGACTACGAGTCTGCTGTGAACAACGATTGTGGCGCCGCATACGGTGATATTTCGATGGGAGCTGACGACAATGATAAGAAGGCTGAGGGTCAATTTTATGTGCCTATAGTATAA
- the LOC108602934 gene encoding phospholipase A1: protein MKVFLVLAAVLAAACALPVDERINGENGWYIPKIDGSSYWVDLAEGEQMLANGAAMEGRMSMNAVSFYLYTKSNPTEGKELKAKDASISGSHFNRAHPTRFVIHGWTQSHSDPMNREITKAWLSRGDFNIIIVDWSRARSIDYASSVVAVPGAGAKVGEMIKFLNERHGMSLDTLYVIGHSLGAHVSGYAAKTVGEGRIHTVIGLDPALPLFSYDKPNKRLNSNDGHYVESIQTNGGKLGFLKPIGKGAFYPNGGKKQPGCGVDATGGCSHSRSVTYYAEAVTKDDFGTMRCSDYEKAVAKECGHTYSSVRMGADSNAYMVDGEYYVPVNSKEPFGKIH from the exons ATGAAAGTATTTCTTGTTTTAGCAGCAGTGCTAGCCGCAG catgTGCGCTGCCCGTTGATGAGCGCATTAACGGCGAGAACGGTTGGTACATACCAAAGATCGATGGCTCCAGCTATTGGGTGGATCTGGCGGAGGGCGAGCAAATGCTGGCCAATGGCGCTGCCATGGAGGGACGCATGAGCATGAACGCTGTGTCTTTCTATCTGTACACCAAATCGAATCCCACGGAGGGCAAGGAGCTGAAGGCCAAGGATGCTTCCATCTCTGGCTCTCACTTCAATAGAGCTCATCCCACACGCTTTGTCATCCACGGCTGGACTCAGAGCCACAGCGATCCCATGAACAGGGAAATCACCAAGGCCTGGCTGTCTCGCGGTGACTTCAACATCATCATTGTCGACTGGTCTCGTGCTCGTTCCATTGACTACGCCTCCTCTGTGGTGGCCGTGCCCGGAGCAGGCGCCAAGGTTGGTGAAATGATCAAGTTTTTGAATGAGAGACACGGCATGTCCCTGGACACATTGTACGTCATTGGTCACAGCTTGGGCGCTCACGTTTCCGGCTACGCAGCCAAGACTGTTGGCGAGGGCAGAATCCACACCGTCATAGGATTGGACCCTGCTCTTCCTCTGTTCAGCTATGACAAGCCCAACAAGCGTTTGAACTCCAACGATGGTCACTACGTGGAGTCCATCCAGACTAACGGCGGTAAGCTTGGTTTCCTTAAGCCAATTGGCAAGGGCGCCTTCTACCCCAACGGCGGCAAGAAGCAACCTGGCTGCGGTGTTGATGCCACCGGTGGCTGCTCCCACAGCCGCTCCGTGACCTACTACGCCGAGGCTGTGACCAAGGATGACTTTGGCACTATGCGTTGCAGCGACTACGAGAAGGCTGTGGCCAAGGAGTGCGGCCACACCTACAGCAGCGTGCGCATGGGCGCTGACTCCAATGCCTACATGGTCGATGGCGAGTACTATGTTCCCGTGAACAGCAAGGAGCCATTCGGCAAGATTCactaa
- the LOC108602937 gene encoding phospholipase A1 VesT1.02-like: MKVLLIVTALLVTVSALRIKERINGENGWYVPQVDGTNKWLDMQQVEQQQLLHSRASNEVSFYLYTKSNPSKGQHITATHSSISGSHFNKKHGTRFVIHGWNGQASDSMNTRITKAWLSRGDYNVIVVDWSGARTANYISAVNAVPEAGRLVGDMIKYLNVQQGVSLGSVYVIGHSLGSHVAGYSGKTVGSGKVQAIIGLDPAMPLFNYDNCAKRLCPSDAYYVESIQTNGGVKGFIKPIGKGTFYPNGGKNQPGCGSDLDGTCAHARSVIYYAEAVTKNNFGCMKCANYEKAVAKDCGHTYSSVRMGADSNAYMVGGDFYVPVNSEAPFGKTA; the protein is encoded by the exons ATGAAAGTGTTGCTAATTGTGACGGCGCTGTTGGTGACAG TTAGTGCGCTGCGTATTAAGGAGCGCATCAATGGTGAGAATGGTTGGTACGTGCCACAAGTTGATGGCACTAACAAGTGGCTGGATATGCAGcaagttgagcagcagcagctgctccactcGCGTGCCAGCAATGAGGTCAGCTTCTATCTGTACACCAAGTCGAATCCAAGCAAGGGTCAGCATATTACAGCTACTCATAGCTCCATATCTGGCTCGCATTTCAACAAGAAGCATGGCACGCGCTTTGTTATACACGGCTGGAATGGCCAGGCCAGCGATTCGATGAATACCAGAATTACCAAGGCGTGGCTCTCACGTGGCGACTACAATGTCATTGTTGTGGACTGGTCCGGCGCACGCACTGCCAATTACATAAGTGCAGTCAATGCTGTGCCCGAGGCGGGCAGGCTGGTGGGTGATATGATCAAGTATCTGAATGTGCAGCAGGGCGTCTCACTGGGCAGCGTCTATGTAATTGGTCACAGCTTGGGCTCACATGTAGCTGGCTACTCGGGCAAGACTGTTGGCTCCGGCAAGGTGCAGGCCATCATTGGCTTGGATCCCGCTATGCCGCTGTTTAACTATGACAACTGCGCCAAGCGTCTCTGCCCCAGCGATGCTTACTATGTGGAGTCTATACAAACAAATGGCGGCGTCAAGGGCTTCATTAAGCCTATTGGCAAGGGTACCTTCTATCCCAATGGCGGCAAGAATCAGCCTGGCTGTGGCTCTGATCTGGACGGCACCTGCGCTCATGCACGCTCCGTCATCTACTACGCCGAGGCTGTGACCAAGAACAACTTTGGCTGCATGAAGTGCGCCAATTACGAGAAAGCCGTGGCCAAGGATTGCGGCCACACTTACAGCAGCGTGCGCATGGGCGCTGATAGCAATGCCTACATGGTGGGTGGAGATTTCTATGTGCCCGTCAACAGCGAGGCGCCCTTTGGCAAAACTgcctaa
- the LOC108601285 gene encoding phospholipase A1 VesT1.02-like has product MRVLFALQLVVLAVWAQPVELGWHLPNGTWISVQQVEQLADTPTQVGFFLYTQANSQTAQHIVANDASIQSSHFKAARATKFVIHGWKGSYKDEMNKWITQAWLKRGDFNIIVVDWAASRTENYVSAAKAVGNAGAAVGQMILHLHEQHQMPLHNLDVIGHSLGAHVAGFAGKTVAQSGQQVHTIVGLDAAMPLFSYSKPAKRLASTDAHYVESIQTNGGKLGFVKPIGKGTFYPNGGKEQPGCGSDLDGLCAHTRSVVYYVEAVQQDNFGSIKCSDYEAAVAQECGSTFSSVRMGAVTNAYMVNGDFYVPLHTEAPYGVLEH; this is encoded by the coding sequence ATGagagttttgtttgcattgcagttAGTTGTCCTGGCTGTGTGGGCACAGCCCGTTGAGCTGGGCTGGCACCTGCCCAATGGCACTTGGATAAGCGTGCAGCAGGTCGAGCAATTAGCTGATACTCCAACGCAGGTTGGCTTCTTTTTATATACGCAAGCTAATTCACAGACTGCTCAGCATATTGTGGCCAATGATGCGTCTATTCAAAGCTCACACTTCAAGGCAGCGCGTGCCACAAAGTTTGTTATACACGGCTGGAAGGGCAGCTACAAGGATGAAATGAACAAATGGATAACGCAGGCTTGGCTCAAGCGTGGCGACTTTAATATCATTGTAGTCGACTGGGCAGCCTCGCGCACTGAAAACTATGTAAGTGCAGCCAAGGCTGTGGGCAATGCTGGCGCCGCAGTGGGTCAGATGATACTGCATTTGCATGAGCAGCACCAGATGCCGCTGCATAACTTGGACGTCATTGGACACAGCTTGGGTGCGCATGTTGCGGGCTTCGCTGGCAAGACAGTCGCTCAGAGCGGGCAGCAGGTGCACACTATTGTTGGCTTGGATGCAGCCATGCCGCTGTTCAGCTATTCGAAGCCCGCCAAGCGCTTGGCCAGCACAGATGCGCACTATGTGGAGTCCATACAGACCAATGGCGGCAAGCTGGGCTTCGTCAAGCCCATTGGCAAGGGCACCTTTTATCCCAATGGCGGCAAGGAACAGCCTGGCTGTGGCTCTGACTTGGACGGTCTTTGTGCTCACACGCGCTCCGTTGTCTACTATGTCGAAGCTGTGCAGCAGGACAACTTTGGCAGCATCAAGTGCAGCGACTATGAGGCGGCGGTTGCTCAGGAATGCGGCAGCACTTTCAGCAGCGTTCGCATGGGAGCCGTAACCAATGCTTACATGGTCAATGGCGATTTTTATGTGCCGCTACACACTGAAGCGCCTTATGGCGTATTAGAGCACTAa